The proteins below come from a single Iocasia fonsfrigidae genomic window:
- the folD gene encoding bifunctional methylenetetrahydrofolate dehydrogenase/methenyltetrahydrofolate cyclohydrolase FolD, translating into MSNLIDGKAIAEEIRNEYKERVKEFAGEGRKPGLTVVLVGDDPASQTYVKFKERAATELGISSEIVRLSQNINQQELLELIDRLNLDDGVDGILVQLPLPEHINEKVIIEAIAPTKDVDGFHPINTGRLFSGQQNRTRFDACTPMGVIELLDRKGITIEGKKAVVVGRSIIVGKPVAHLLLERNATVTICHSRTANLAAETRQADILIAAVGRPNLITADMVKEGVVVIDVGTNRVNGKLTGDVAFDEVKEKAAYITPVPGGVGPMTIAMLMKNTIKAREYHGV; encoded by the coding sequence TTGAGTAATTTGATAGATGGTAAAGCGATTGCTGAAGAAATAAGGAATGAATATAAAGAAAGGGTTAAGGAATTTGCCGGAGAGGGTAGAAAGCCTGGTTTAACAGTTGTTTTGGTAGGTGATGACCCGGCTTCACAAACATATGTTAAATTTAAAGAAAGGGCTGCTACTGAACTTGGGATTTCTTCAGAAATAGTCAGGCTCAGCCAAAATATAAATCAGCAGGAATTATTGGAACTTATTGATAGATTAAATCTTGATGATGGGGTTGATGGTATTTTGGTACAACTTCCTCTACCAGAACATATAAATGAAAAGGTAATTATAGAAGCGATTGCTCCTACAAAAGATGTAGATGGTTTTCATCCCATAAATACCGGTAGATTGTTTAGTGGTCAGCAGAATAGGACAAGGTTTGATGCCTGTACACCAATGGGAGTTATCGAGCTCCTGGATAGAAAAGGGATTACGATTGAGGGTAAAAAAGCCGTTGTAGTTGGCAGAAGTATTATTGTGGGTAAACCGGTGGCTCATCTCCTTTTAGAGAGAAACGCTACTGTTACTATCTGTCATTCCAGGACTGCCAATTTAGCTGCTGAAACCAGACAGGCCGATATTTTAATTGCTGCTGTTGGTCGTCCTAATTTAATAACAGCTGATATGGTTAAAGAGGGTGTTGTTGTTATTGATGTAGGGACTAATCGTGTTAACGGCAAACTGACTGGAGATGTTGCTTTTGATGAAGTTAAGGAAAAGGCAGCCTATATTACACCTGTCCCTGGTGGTGTTGGGCCGATGACAATAGCAATGTTAATGAAAAATACTATTAAAGCTAGAGAATATCATGGGGTCTAA